The window ATGGCAGCGATTGGAACCCTACGAAAAGTTTGCCGGGATGATCGAACGCCACTGGGATGGCATTGCCGCTTACTGCCATCCGTCAAACAAAGTCGCCTTGGGGTTTGTTGAGGGGTTG of the candidate division TA06 bacterium genome contains:
- a CDS encoding transposase gives rise to the protein WQRLEPYEKFAGMIERHWDGIAAYCHPSNKVALGFVEGLNNKIRVIPRRACGLRDEEYLRLKVLTCTLPPL